The following are encoded together in the Roseobacter denitrificans OCh 114 genome:
- a CDS encoding right-handed parallel beta-helix repeat-containing protein has protein sequence MMRVKMNALLTGAHRLFLVLLLLAAGFAVPVHAASQAGGWCVGALQTLANKGLSTPDMAQHLLSLQDVPVVEENPNRLVFVSSRAARGGNGSEARPLQRLQVALNNARPGDKIIVQPGEYQPVVMRMSGTPSAPIIIAGQTVGAERAVIDGTGRETRGLIEIRGASHITVSGFRLQNAARDGIFVEGTDEGERDIRILNNDIDTTGNAAIYVGGIVMRYVTKVNEYRLFDILVQGNRMTNTNYPKGVNEAISLGGGVDGFVIRNNYIFDTRQYGIDAKAGAINGSITDNVMHGIERHGIYIDAGSRTVANIDVQRNAVFGVQNGIVLARESGRDPQNPNLDRIRVVDNLVFDSNGFGIMAYRHKDDSGIGKFSNITIAENCVCDVKRDAVRLGGIGDFAQDVRVERNLILSSGGDVWNRIGAEVRENGAFDSALNCPS, from the coding sequence ATGATGCGTGTCAAAATGAACGCCCTGTTGACGGGCGCTCACCGTCTGTTTTTGGTGCTGCTGCTGTTGGCAGCGGGTTTTGCAGTGCCGGTTCATGCGGCCAGCCAGGCCGGCGGTTGGTGTGTCGGCGCGCTGCAAACCCTTGCGAACAAAGGGTTGAGCACGCCCGATATGGCGCAGCATCTTTTGTCGCTTCAGGATGTGCCCGTCGTTGAGGAAAACCCCAACAGGCTGGTCTTTGTCTCCAGCCGCGCCGCGCGGGGCGGGAACGGGTCTGAGGCACGTCCGCTGCAGCGCCTGCAGGTGGCATTGAACAATGCGCGTCCCGGGGACAAAATCATCGTCCAGCCGGGCGAGTACCAACCGGTTGTGATGCGCATGTCGGGCACGCCTTCGGCGCCGATCATCATTGCCGGGCAAACCGTTGGCGCCGAGCGCGCAGTCATTGACGGAACCGGCAGGGAAACGCGCGGCTTGATCGAGATCCGCGGGGCCAGCCACATCACTGTCTCCGGGTTTCGTCTTCAGAATGCAGCCCGTGACGGCATCTTTGTCGAAGGCACCGATGAAGGCGAGCGGGATATTCGCATCCTGAACAATGACATTGATACAACCGGGAACGCGGCGATCTATGTCGGTGGGATCGTCATGCGCTATGTCACCAAGGTGAATGAATACCGCCTGTTCGACATCCTCGTACAGGGCAACAGGATGACCAACACGAATTACCCCAAGGGTGTCAACGAAGCTATTTCCCTTGGCGGCGGCGTGGATGGGTTTGTGATCCGAAACAACTACATATTCGATACGCGCCAATATGGGATTGATGCCAAGGCGGGGGCGATCAACGGGTCCATCACAGATAATGTCATGCACGGGATCGAGCGGCACGGCATCTACATTGACGCAGGAAGCCGCACGGTCGCGAATATTGATGTGCAGCGCAACGCCGTGTTCGGCGTTCAGAACGGTATCGTTCTGGCGCGCGAATCCGGCCGGGATCCGCAGAACCCGAACCTTGATCGCATTCGCGTGGTCGACAACCTTGTCTTTGACAGCAATGGCTTTGGCATCATGGCTTACCGCCACAAGGATGACAGCGGGATCGGAAAGTTCAGCAACATCACCATTGCCGAGAACTGTGTGTGCGACGTCAAGCGGGACGCGGTGCGCTTGGGCGGTATTGGTGATTTCGCGCAGGACGTCCGGGTCGAGCGTAATCTGATCCTGTCATCGGGCGGGGATGTCTGGAACAGAATTGGCGCCGAGGTGCGCGAGAATGGCGCCTTTGACTCAGCGCTCAATTGTCCGTCCTGA